One window of the Chryseotalea sp. WA131a genome contains the following:
- a CDS encoding alpha/beta hydrolase has product MNSSFFWTIVLVVLRLTLSYSQNIKPTRQEVLDKFGFTEHTITTSDDTVWFYVHKSENRMPTNLVLYLQGTSPDPLFTVENDKGVYTTYRWFPGDYKLLDESYCYAIISKTGIPSINFGETTDYSKYHENNSLQNRVEQADLVIKYITKRLIKDIDKVIVYGHSEGAPVAAKLGTVNKKITHLGFWAGNALPDHFDFLLENSKANWTKQISDSIALNNTKEILTSFQKITENKGDVSAKGKHDYSAKRWWSYAEPPIYNLLKLDIPIYVQVAGKDESAPIESTYLIPLEFARLGKKNLRYEICAKCDHGFVIEKENGETQDKWDGIFQEFISWTVSTKK; this is encoded by the coding sequence ATGAATTCAAGCTTTTTCTGGACGATTGTTCTTGTTGTACTTCGACTGACACTTTCGTATTCACAAAATATAAAACCTACAAGACAAGAGGTTTTAGACAAATTTGGGTTTACGGAACATACAATTACGACTTCAGACGATACAGTCTGGTTTTACGTTCATAAAAGTGAGAATAGAATGCCGACAAATTTAGTCTTGTATCTACAAGGGACTTCACCGGACCCATTATTTACGGTAGAAAATGATAAGGGAGTGTACACTACTTATCGTTGGTTTCCTGGAGATTATAAGTTATTAGACGAGAGTTACTGTTATGCAATTATTTCAAAGACTGGTATTCCTTCAATAAATTTTGGTGAGACGACTGACTATTCTAAATACCATGAAAACAATAGCTTACAAAATCGAGTAGAACAAGCTGACTTAGTAATAAAATACATAACTAAGAGATTGATAAAGGACATTGACAAAGTAATAGTTTACGGGCATTCTGAGGGTGCACCTGTAGCAGCTAAACTCGGGACAGTCAATAAAAAAATTACTCATTTAGGTTTTTGGGCTGGAAACGCTTTACCGGACCATTTTGACTTCTTGCTGGAAAATAGTAAGGCAAATTGGACAAAGCAGATTTCTGACAGCATTGCATTAAATAACACAAAAGAGATATTGACTTCGTTCCAAAAAATAACTGAGAACAAGGGAGACGTTAGTGCAAAAGGAAAACATGATTATTCAGCCAAGAGATGGTGGAGTTATGCTGAACCACCAATTTATAATCTATTAAAATTAGACATCCCGATTTACGTACAAGTCGCTGGAAAAGATGAAAGCGCTCCAATTGAAAGTACTTATTTAATTCCGCTTGAATTTGCTAGGCTCGGTAAGAAAAACTTGAGATATGAAATTTGCGCAAAGTGTGACCACGGATTTGTGATTGAAAAAGAAAATGGAGAGACACAAGACAAATGGGACGGAATTTTTCAAGAGTTTATTAGTTGGACAGTTTCAACAAAGAAATAG
- a CDS encoding tetratricopeptide repeat protein, whose amino-acid sequence MRRRTIIVLIGLTVFFNPTFGQTFKQQFADLVTKQDTTGQRQLLRKWENADSKDPELYVAYFNFYVTKSKKDFIELGNNPKGENVLKIMDKDTSKSEPVGYMYGNSNYDPKMIQRGFDYADKGIAKNPTRLDIRFGKTYMFGELEDYKNFTTEIIKTIDYSEKIKNKWTWTDNKPVDDPKQFLLSSIQTYQLQLYNTNNDDLLNNVRQIAETILKYYPDHVESLSNLSIVYLIKKEYDKALTALLKAEKLAPTDYIVLSNIAQAYKLKTDYKNSIKYYELTIKYGNDQAKNYATGQIEELKKK is encoded by the coding sequence ATGCGTAGACGAACAATAATAGTTTTAATCGGACTGACCGTATTTTTTAATCCAACGTTTGGGCAGACGTTTAAACAACAGTTTGCTGACCTCGTGACAAAACAAGACACGACAGGACAACGACAACTTTTGCGAAAATGGGAAAATGCCGACAGCAAAGACCCCGAACTTTATGTTGCATACTTCAACTTCTATGTAACCAAAAGTAAGAAAGACTTCATTGAATTGGGCAATAATCCAAAAGGCGAGAATGTTTTAAAAATCATGGACAAAGACACGTCAAAAAGTGAACCTGTGGGTTATATGTATGGCAATTCAAATTACGATCCGAAAATGATTCAAAGGGGCTTTGACTATGCCGACAAAGGAATTGCAAAAAACCCGACACGACTTGATATTCGTTTTGGGAAGACCTACATGTTTGGTGAGTTAGAGGACTACAAAAATTTTACAACTGAAATCATTAAGACAATTGACTACTCAGAAAAAATAAAAAACAAATGGACGTGGACTGATAATAAACCAGTTGACGACCCGAAGCAATTTTTGTTAAGCTCAATTCAGACTTATCAATTACAACTCTATAATACTAACAATGACGACCTATTGAACAATGTGCGCCAAATTGCAGAGACCATTCTTAAATATTATCCTGACCATGTTGAAAGCCTGTCAAATCTTTCAATTGTTTACCTTATCAAAAAGGAGTACGACAAGGCGTTGACAGCGCTTTTAAAAGCTGAGAAATTAGCGCCAACCGACTACATTGTATTAAGCAATATCGCTCAAGCTTACAAGTTAAAAACGGACTATAAAAATTCTATAAAGTACTATGAGCTGACAATTAAATACGGAAACGACCAAGCGAAGAACTACGCCACGGGACAAATTGAGGAACTTAAAAAGAAGTGA
- a CDS encoding PQQ-binding-like beta-propeller repeat protein, translated as MVIKKIIFGLSLLIATSAFSQKNQIQVLSTEKTLGKSLVDSFVINGVEYVFSDRIHEIFLDTTSGVLTAQLRGLSKNGKWLNNTGHIVQYDIKNQKVLWNKKIAYQQSGLQQFNKTMIYTVGNKSYCLDIKTGNELWEVKNNIYYVDPIDNIGVGYKFKNSTGYTNELEGINLKNGNIIWKRTLNRDYSWNNVFYINDSTMIVVAAGLHAINIKTGKGWDYNTITGKKDYKGTIAANAAGVAVGLLTGAFVMSTGHNLVRDLVSNTLTDSSNIYFASNEQLVKIDKQSGEIIWKFPFANDIASKSSILIKDDIIFMVNKGVAYMGDRRLDFGKPFFAAFDRQTGKKIFFTVMNVKDDPILNFETHNKEIFLVFKNRIKKYSMETGIEILESEFPKDTFGELRYFVGSQVFTTLENGELSSLRKSDTTKVFIFTSQDKILSLDINLQVTKTIDYKDLSFYYEQTSDYKFIAKEKNTLIVNNEGKKIAEVEATSKAFIIDKTLYNTQDNRFIAIDLGKIIKDE; from the coding sequence ATGGTAATAAAAAAAATAATTTTTGGACTTTCGCTTTTGATTGCAACCTCAGCATTTAGTCAGAAAAATCAGATTCAAGTTTTAAGCACAGAGAAAACGTTAGGCAAAAGCCTTGTTGACAGTTTCGTTATCAATGGAGTGGAGTATGTTTTTTCTGACAGAATTCACGAAATATTTCTTGACACAACATCAGGAGTTTTAACCGCTCAATTAAGAGGATTAAGCAAAAACGGAAAATGGCTTAACAATACAGGACACATTGTTCAATATGACATTAAGAATCAAAAAGTTTTGTGGAATAAAAAAATTGCTTACCAGCAAAGCGGTTTGCAACAATTCAACAAAACAATGATTTATACAGTCGGGAATAAAAGTTATTGTCTGGACATTAAGACAGGAAACGAACTTTGGGAAGTCAAAAATAACATTTATTACGTTGATCCAATTGACAATATTGGCGTAGGCTATAAGTTTAAAAACTCAACAGGTTATACTAATGAACTTGAAGGAATAAATTTGAAAAATGGTAACATAATTTGGAAGAGAACTTTGAATAGAGACTACAGTTGGAATAACGTATTTTATATTAATGACTCCACAATGATAGTTGTCGCAGCAGGTTTGCACGCCATAAATATAAAAACGGGAAAGGGTTGGGACTATAACACAATTACAGGTAAAAAGGACTATAAAGGAACGATTGCCGCAAACGCAGCCGGAGTTGCTGTCGGTTTATTGACGGGCGCATTTGTAATGTCCACGGGGCATAATTTAGTGCGAGATTTAGTATCAAACACATTAACTGATAGTTCCAATATTTATTTTGCTTCAAATGAACAACTTGTGAAAATTGATAAGCAATCGGGGGAAATCATTTGGAAGTTTCCTTTTGCAAATGACATAGCTAGCAAATCCTCAATCTTAATAAAAGACGACATAATATTTATGGTTAATAAAGGAGTAGCGTATATGGGCGACAGACGATTAGATTTTGGCAAGCCATTCTTTGCAGCTTTTGATAGACAAACTGGCAAAAAAATATTTTTCACAGTTATGAATGTTAAAGACGACCCGATCTTAAATTTTGAGACACACAACAAGGAAATTTTTTTGGTCTTTAAAAACAGAATTAAAAAATACTCGATGGAAACGGGGATAGAGATTTTAGAAAGTGAATTTCCAAAAGACACTTTTGGGGAACTAAGATATTTTGTAGGCAGTCAGGTTTTTACAACATTGGAAAATGGTGAACTTTCAAGTCTTCGTAAATCTGATACAACCAAAGTATTCATTTTTACAAGTCAGGACAAGATATTATCTCTTGACATTAATTTGCAGGTGACAAAAACTATTGACTACAAAGATTTGAGTTTTTATTACGAGCAGACATCAGACTATAAATTTATTGCAAAAGAAAAAAACACATTGATTGTCAATAACGAAGGAAAAAAAATTGCTGAAGTTGAAGCGACATCAAAAGCTTTTATAATTGACAAGACATTATACAATACACAAGACAATAGATTTATAGCAATCGACTTGGGAAAAATAATAAAGGATGAATAA